In Sorghum bicolor cultivar BTx623 chromosome 10, Sorghum_bicolor_NCBIv3, whole genome shotgun sequence, one genomic interval encodes:
- the LOC8065773 gene encoding transcription factor TGAL3, producing MHPHQPSHAFSYWVEQGAGGGYRHVGDGATILLPELQRSPNPSSKSSSSLSAAATFAPPLAAAAHGGVAAVPFGMVPPGVATADDARFCMPWATPAHFENWGDSGIVVTSPLAETASTDVDDVSGGNHHHDAHMGVAITRSVDGHENSLPVCKVESRDHKAQRRLAQNREAARKSRMRKKAYIVELENSRSKLAQLEQELQRARQQGMFIASGRSGDHGGSTGGALAFDLEYARWLDEHQHHMNDLRVALSAQIGDDDLGVLVDGVMLHYDEMFRLKGVATRTDVFHVLSGMWMSPAERFFMWLGGFRSSELLKVVARQVEPQLTEQQLVGICSLQQSLQQAEDALSQGMEALQQGLGDTLAAAAPAAPGPSASAADSVTNYMGQMAVAMSKLATVENFLRQADLLRQQTLKQVHRILTTRQAARALLVVSDYFSRLRALSSLWLTRPTD from the exons ATGCATCCTCACCAGCCATCTCACGCCTTCAG CTACTGGGTGGAGCAGGGCGCGGGAGGCGGGTACCGCCACGTCGGGGACGGCGCCACCATCCTCCTCCCCGAGCTCCAGCGCA GCCCCAACCCCAGCTCCAAGTCCTCCAGCAGCctcagcgccgccgccaccttcgcgccgccgctcgccgccgccgcg CATGGAGGAGTAGCGGCGGTGCCGTTTGGCATGGTGCCGCCGGGGGTGGCGACGGCGGATGACGCCCGGTTCTGCATGCCGTGGGCGACTCCGGCGCACTTCGAGAACTGGGGCGACTCCGGCATCGTCGTCACGAGCCCGCTCGCCGAGACGGCCTCCACCGACGTCGACGACGTCAGCGGCGGCAACCACCACCACGACGCGCACATG GGTGTTGCCATCACGCGGAGCGTCGACGGACACGAGAACTCATTGCCGGTGTGCAAGGTAgaatcgagggatcacaag GCGCAGAGGAGGCTTGCGCAAAACCGAGAGGCCGCCAGGAAAAGCCGGATGAGGAAGAAG GCATACATTGTGGAGCTGGAGAACAGCCGGTCCAAGCTGGCTCAGCTTGAGCAGGAGCTTCAAAGGGCAAGGCAGCAG GGGATGTTCATTGCAAGTGGACGGTCCGGTGATCATGGAGGCTCCACTGGAG GCGCGCTGGCGTTCGATCTGGAGTACGCCCGGTGGCTGGACGAGCACCAGCACCACATGAACGACCTCCGTGTGGCCCTGAGCGCGCAGATCGGCGACGACGACCTGGGCGTGCTGGTGGACGGCGTGATGCTGCACTACGACGAGATGTTCCGGCTCAAGGGCGTGGCCACCCGGACGGACGTGTTCCACGTGCTGTCGGGCATGTGGATGAGCCCCGCGGAGCGGTTCTTCATGTGGCTGGGCGGGTTCCGGTCGTCGGAGCTGCTCAAGGTGGTGGCGCGGCAGGTGGAGCCGCAGCTGACGGAGCAGCAGCTGGTGGGCATCTGCAGCCTGCAGCAGTCGCTGCAGCAGGCGGAGGACGCGCTGTCGCAGGGGATGGAGGCCCTGCAGCAGGGCCTCGGGGAcacgctcgccgccgccgccccggcGGCGCCCGGACCGTCCGCGTCCGCCGCCGACAGCGTCACCAACTACATGGGCCAGATGGCCGTCGCCATGAGCAAGCTCGCCACCGTGGAGAACTTCCTCCGGCAGGCGGACCTGCTGCGGCAGCAGACGCTGAAGCAGGTGCACCGGATCCTGACCACCCGCCAGGCCGCGCGCGCGCTGCTCGTCGTCAGCGACTACTTCTCGCGGCTCCGAGCGCTCAGCTCCCTGTGGCTGACGCGCCCCACGGATTGA